Proteins found in one Thermoplasmata archaeon genomic segment:
- a CDS encoding SDR family oxidoreductase, giving the protein MFGATGRTGRHLLEQALAAGHDVTAFARDPGRVPVAHPRLSAVRGDVLRAASVEGAVQGQDAVLSALGTPARRPLPVLSEGIRNVLDAMEARDVRRIVVLSTAGAMHEDGGSLEGNLALGLGRRVLRGPFLEHARMLAEVGRRDADWIVVRAMLLTNGPRTGRYRVALEGVPHGGLRISRADVADFMLTQLASREYVRQMPAIAY; this is encoded by the coding sequence GTGTTCGGCGCCACCGGGCGTACGGGCCGCCACCTGCTCGAACAGGCCCTCGCCGCGGGCCACGACGTCACCGCGTTCGCCCGCGACCCGGGCCGCGTGCCCGTCGCCCATCCCCGCCTGAGCGCGGTGCGCGGCGACGTCCTCCGCGCGGCGTCCGTGGAGGGCGCGGTGCAAGGCCAGGACGCGGTCCTCAGCGCCCTCGGGACGCCCGCCCGACGGCCGCTGCCGGTCCTCTCCGAAGGCATCCGGAACGTCCTGGATGCCATGGAGGCCCGCGACGTCCGCCGCATCGTCGTCCTGTCCACGGCGGGCGCGATGCACGAGGATGGGGGGTCCCTCGAGGGCAACCTCGCCCTAGGCCTCGGTCGACGGGTGCTGCGGGGCCCCTTCTTGGAGCACGCGCGGATGTTGGCCGAGGTCGGGCGGAGGGACGCGGACTGGATCGTGGTCCGCGCGATGCTCCTGACGAACGGACCGCGGACGGGTCGGTATCGCGTCGCCCTCGAGGGCGTCCCCCACGGAGGTCTCCGCATCTCCCGCGCCGACGTCGCGGACTTCATGCTCACGCAGCTCGCAAGCCGCGAATACGTTCGCCAGATGCCCGCCATCGCGTACTGA